In Macrobrachium rosenbergii isolate ZJJX-2024 chromosome 4, ASM4041242v1, whole genome shotgun sequence, one genomic interval encodes:
- the mRpL18 gene encoding large ribosomal subunit protein uL18m, with product MLLRNAVVHVKGVPGSLLANLRRGTHSGGQSSNDDINPVFVNRNPRNMEMLRIARKPQGYALDEPTNHYWYRLEFEQTQKHIIGRVEHYTGTIVVSASTKEWAIKQHLYSNIDVSAAENIGRILAHRCLQSGICEVHTDLTDLSKSSEKLKRFIAALEEGGVHMKEPGYIGAHDMYRWKRYHPTLPWQVLEEDVLKEDKERSLKKDDKEGS from the exons GTTCTCTGTTAGCCAACTTGAGGAGGGGAACACATTCAGGAGGGCAATCCAGCAATGATGATATCAATCCTGTGTTTGTGAACCGGAATCCTCGCAATATGGAAATGTTACGAATAGCACGAAAGCCTCAGGGATATGCACTTGATGAACCAACTAATCATTATTGGTACAG GTTGGAATTCgagcaaacacaaaaacacataattGGGAGAGTAGAGCATTACACAGGCACCATTGTTGTCTCTGCTTCCACCAAAGAATGGGCTATAAAGCAACATTTGTATTCAAACATTGATGTCAGCGCTGCTGAAAATATTGGACGAATACTTGCGCATCGGTGCTTACAGTCTGGAATCTGTGAGGTGCACACTGACTTGACAGACTTGTCCAAGTCTTCAGAAAAG TTGAAAAGATTTATAGCTGCTTTAGAGGAAGGAGGTGTTCACATGAAAGAACCTGGATATATTGGTGCACATGATATGTACCGATGGAAAAGATATCATCCGACTTTACCATGGCAAGTGCTTGAAGAAGATGTATTGAAAGAAGACAAAGAAAGGTCACTGAAGAAGGACGACAAGGAGGGATCTTAA